The proteins below come from a single Arthrobacter crystallopoietes genomic window:
- a CDS encoding DEAD/DEAH box helicase yields the protein MSSPSERYRAATARAAHAKTKLFAFTQTLGFELDPFQREACEALERGRGVLVAAPTGAGKTVIGEFAVYMGLQRGLKAFYTTPIKALSNQKYTELVHVYGAGRVGLLTGDVSINPNADVVVMTTEVLRNMLYANSQTLDELAYVVMDEVHYLADRFRGAVWEEVIIHLPSSVQLVSLSATVSNAEEFGAWLDTVRGDTDVVVSEHRPVPLWQHVMVGPDILDLFASDVAFDEAAPAMSAGTGAADRFEVNPELLELAYSEQKLNRAANWGRAGARRGKRAPTRPQQPMSRVRRASRPQVIARLDKEGLLPAITFIFSRNGCDAAVKQCLDAGLWLTTEAERDEIVRRVDEAAQDIPEEDLGVLDFWTWREGLVRGLAAHHAGMLPTFKEVVEKLFADGLVKAVFSTETLALGVNMPARTVVLEKLDKFNGEAHVNITAGEYTQLTGRAGRRGIDVEGHAVVLWQPGTDPAAVAGLASRRTYPLNSSFRPTYNMSINLIAQFGRPRAREILETSFAQFQADRSVVGLAKQVRSREESLAGYAKSMTCHLGDFTEYARLRRELKEVETQSAKSRTRQLRSAAAASLERLRRGDIIDIPGGRSEGYAVILTPDASGFEPRPTVLTMDKQIRRISAQDLEGPVEVLSTIRVPKTFNSRSPKERRDLASSLRNALHENRPPRRGSDRQNFAVPGSDRQEQQITELRRKLRSHPCHGCSDREDHARWSERWWKLRRETDQLMGQIQGRTNTIAKTFDRVCDLLDTYDYLETHPDGRVKISAAGNRLRRIYGDRDLLVALCIGNGAFEDLDAAEFAAFVSCLVFQAKREETGIRPKMPSVSLETAVDIAIKEWSVLTDREEQHKLPLSGEPELGLIWPMYKWAQGRSLLAALQGTELAAGDFVRWAKQVIDLLDQLVKVPDIDPRMAALSRQAIVLVRRGVVAYSAVAE from the coding sequence ATGAGTTCCCCATCCGAGCGGTACAGGGCGGCAACAGCAAGAGCAGCCCATGCCAAGACCAAGCTCTTCGCGTTTACGCAAACCCTGGGATTCGAACTGGACCCCTTCCAGCGGGAGGCTTGCGAAGCACTGGAACGGGGCAGGGGAGTGCTGGTGGCAGCGCCGACCGGCGCCGGGAAGACGGTCATCGGTGAATTCGCGGTATACATGGGCCTGCAACGAGGCCTGAAGGCCTTCTACACCACGCCAATTAAAGCGCTGAGCAACCAGAAATACACGGAGCTGGTCCACGTCTACGGTGCGGGACGCGTCGGGCTGCTCACCGGCGACGTTTCCATCAATCCGAACGCAGACGTGGTGGTAATGACCACTGAAGTGCTGCGTAATATGCTTTATGCCAATTCCCAGACACTGGATGAACTGGCCTACGTCGTCATGGACGAGGTCCACTATCTGGCCGACCGTTTCCGCGGCGCAGTCTGGGAAGAAGTCATCATCCATCTGCCTAGCAGTGTGCAGTTGGTATCGCTGTCGGCTACCGTTTCCAACGCGGAGGAGTTCGGCGCATGGCTTGATACCGTGCGCGGGGACACGGACGTGGTTGTTTCGGAACACCGGCCCGTTCCGCTGTGGCAGCATGTGATGGTCGGGCCGGACATCCTGGATCTCTTTGCTTCGGACGTTGCGTTTGATGAGGCGGCGCCGGCCATGTCGGCCGGGACCGGAGCCGCGGACCGCTTCGAGGTAAACCCCGAACTGCTGGAACTGGCCTACTCGGAGCAGAAGCTCAACCGGGCCGCCAACTGGGGCCGTGCTGGAGCGCGCCGGGGCAAACGTGCACCCACGAGGCCCCAACAGCCAATGAGCCGGGTGCGCCGGGCTTCACGTCCGCAGGTCATTGCGCGTCTCGATAAGGAAGGCCTGCTCCCGGCGATCACCTTCATTTTTTCGCGGAACGGCTGTGATGCGGCCGTCAAGCAATGCCTGGATGCCGGATTGTGGCTGACCACCGAGGCTGAGCGCGATGAGATCGTCCGGCGGGTGGACGAAGCAGCCCAGGATATACCCGAGGAAGATCTGGGCGTGCTCGATTTCTGGACCTGGCGCGAGGGGTTGGTGCGGGGCCTGGCAGCCCACCATGCGGGCATGTTGCCGACCTTCAAAGAGGTGGTCGAGAAGCTGTTTGCGGACGGACTGGTCAAGGCCGTTTTCTCCACCGAAACACTGGCTCTGGGCGTAAATATGCCCGCCCGAACTGTGGTGTTGGAAAAGCTGGATAAGTTCAATGGCGAGGCCCACGTTAACATCACCGCCGGTGAGTATACCCAGCTGACCGGTAGGGCAGGCCGCAGAGGTATCGACGTCGAGGGCCATGCGGTGGTCCTGTGGCAGCCGGGAACGGATCCTGCGGCGGTGGCCGGTCTTGCCTCGCGCCGCACCTATCCGCTCAATTCCAGCTTCCGCCCGACCTACAATATGTCGATCAATCTCATCGCCCAGTTCGGCCGGCCAAGGGCTCGCGAAATACTGGAAACTTCCTTTGCCCAGTTCCAAGCGGACAGGTCTGTGGTTGGTCTGGCGAAGCAAGTGCGCAGCCGGGAAGAATCTCTGGCCGGGTACGCCAAATCCATGACGTGCCATCTTGGCGACTTCACTGAGTATGCGCGGTTGCGGCGGGAGTTGAAAGAGGTGGAAACCCAATCGGCAAAGTCCCGGACCCGGCAGCTGCGTTCCGCGGCAGCCGCTTCTCTCGAACGCCTGCGACGTGGCGACATCATCGATATTCCCGGCGGCCGAAGCGAGGGATACGCCGTGATCCTGACCCCGGACGCGTCCGGCTTCGAGCCGCGGCCCACGGTCTTGACGATGGACAAACAAATCCGGCGAATTTCGGCCCAGGACCTCGAAGGGCCCGTCGAGGTTCTCTCCACTATCCGGGTGCCGAAGACGTTCAACAGCCGCAGCCCCAAGGAACGCCGCGACCTAGCGTCGTCCCTGCGTAACGCGCTACATGAAAACAGGCCACCGCGGAGGGGAAGCGACCGTCAGAATTTTGCAGTGCCGGGTTCGGACAGGCAGGAACAACAGATTACTGAGCTGCGCCGGAAACTTAGGTCCCACCCCTGCCATGGCTGCAGTGACCGCGAAGACCACGCCCGCTGGTCCGAACGCTGGTGGAAGCTCCGGCGGGAGACAGACCAATTGATGGGGCAGATCCAAGGCCGTACCAATACCATCGCCAAGACGTTTGACCGCGTTTGCGACCTGCTGGACACCTATGACTACCTCGAAACTCATCCGGACGGAAGAGTAAAAATCAGCGCGGCCGGCAACAGACTCCGCCGGATTTACGGCGACCGCGACCTGCTGGTGGCGTTGTGTATTGGAAACGGTGCCTTTGAAGACCTGGACGCCGCCGAATTCGCCGCTTTTGTTTCCTGCTTGGTTTTCCAAGCCAAACGGGAGGAGACCGGAATTCGCCCGAAAATGCCGAGCGTTTCGCTGGAAACAGCGGTCGATATTGCGATCAAAGAGTGGTCGGTCCTGACCGACAGGGAGGAGCAGCACAAGCTTCCGCTCAGCGGCGAACCAGAACTTGGCCTCATCTGGCCCATGTACAAGTGGGCGCAGGGACGGTCCCTGCTGGCTGCCCTTCAAGGGACTGAACTCGCGGCAGGAGATTTTGTGCGTTGGGCCAAACAGGTCATCGATCTGCTTGACCAACTGGTCAAGGTGCCCGACATTGACCCCAGGATGGCGGCACTGAGCCGTCAGGCAATCGTTCTGGTTCGGCGCGGTGTGGTCGCATACTCCGCAGTAGCGGAATAG